The following proteins are co-located in the Mus caroli chromosome 7, CAROLI_EIJ_v1.1, whole genome shotgun sequence genome:
- the LOC110298870 gene encoding olfactory receptor 51I2-like — protein sequence MGGEAHNSSGLPPFILTGLPGMETSQHWLFLLLGVLYTVSIVGNALILFIIKEEESLHQPMYYFLSLLSGNDLGVSFSTLPTVLGVFCFHLREISFNSCMSQMFFIHLFSFMESGILLAMSFDRYVAICNPLRYSTLLTDAHVMWMGVCVFLRSFCMIFPLPFLLKRLPFCKANVLSHAYCLHPDLIRLPCGDTSINNIFGLSIVISTFGLDSALIFLSYVLILRSVLAIASREERMKTLNTCVSHLCAVLIFYVPKVGVSMFARYGRHAPHYVHTLLSLIYLFVPPMLNPVIYSIKTKEIRRRLCKILLGNKF from the coding sequence ATGGGAGGTGAAGCCCACAACAGCTCTGGGTTGCCTCCCTTCATCTTGACAGGACTGCCAGGGATGGAGACCTCCCAGCACTGGTTGTTCCTGCTCCTTGGTGTTCTTTACACTGTCTCCATAGTGGGCAATGCCCTGAtcctgttcatcatcaaggaGGAAGAGAGTCTTCACCAGCCCATGTACTACTTCCTATCTCTGCTGTCAGGCAATGACCTTGGTGTGTCTTTCTCCACACTTCCTACAGTTCTGGGAGTGTTTTGTTTCCACTTAAGAGAGATCAGTTTTAACTCCTGCATGTCCCAAATGTTCTTTatccatcttttctctttcatggAGTCTGGGATTCTGCTGGCCATGAGCTTTGATCGCTATGTAGCCATCTGTAACCCACTGCGCTATTCCACGCTGCTCACTGATGCCCATGTGATGTGGATGGGTGTATGTGTTTTCCTTCGAAGTTTCTGCATGATTTTCCCATTACCTTTCCTTCTGAAGAGGTTGCCCTTCTGCAAGGCTAATGTGCTTTCCCATGCCTACTGTCTGCATCCTGATCTGATTCGACTGCCTTGTGGTGACACTTCCATTAACAATATATTTGGTCTGTCCATTGTCATTTCTACCTTTGGGCTGGATTCTGCCCTCATTTTCCTCTCTTATGTTCTCATACTTCGCTCTGTGCTTGCTATTGCCTCCCGGGAAGAAAGGATGAAGACACTGAACACATGTGTGTCACATCTGTGTGCTGTGCTCATCTTCTATGTGCCTAAGGTAGGTGTGTCCATGTTTGCTCGCTATGGGAGGCATGCCCCTCACTACGTACACACACTCTTGTCACTCATCTATCTCTTTGTTCCTCCAATGCTCAACCCTGTCATCTACTCCATCAAAACCAAGGAGATTCGTCGGAGGCTTTGCAAAATCCTGCTGGGGAACAAATTTTGA